DNA from Aminobacter aminovorans:
GGCCGGCGGCACGTCCAATGCTACTTGGATGCGTCCTTGGCGTAGCTACTGTTGACGAAGGGGGCGTAGTCGTCGAGCGCCTTGTCGATCTGCTTCTGGGCGACGAGGAACTTGGCGCTTTCGTTCAGCGCCTTGACGGCGCCGCCGCCAAGCCATGTTTCGGATGCCTGTTCGTCGGCATTGGGGAACGACAGCAGGTTGAGCGCTTCGACAGCACCTGCGCCGTCGCCGCCGATCAGCTTGACGATGCCCTGCACCTGAGGCGAGTCCGCCGTCCAGCTTGCCTTGTTCTTGTTGTAGTCGGCGTAGGATTCAGCCAGCACCTTGGTGAAGGCGGCCATGAACTTCGGGTTCTCGGCGGCCCACTTCTTGTCGGCGACAAGGCCGTCGAAGGTCGGTACGCTGGCAGCACCGATTGTCTCCGAATCGGCGATGGTCTTGCCGTTCTTGAGCAATTCGGTCAGTGCCGGCGGCCAGACATAGGCGGCGTCGATGTCGCCACGCTGCCAGGCGGCGATGATCTGCGGCGGCTTCATGTTGAGGATGTTGACCTCGCGCGGATCGATCTTCCACACCTGCTCGAGACCGACAAGAAGATGGAAGTGCGAGGTTGACACGAACGGTACGCCGACATTCTTGCCCTTCAGATCCTCGGGCTTTTCGATGCCCGAGCCGTTGCGGACGGCGAGCGCTTCCGACTTGCCGATATTGTCGAGGATCCAGAAAAGTTCGAGATTGACGCCGCGCGTGGCGGCGGCGGTGGTGCCGGTCGAGCCGATCACGCCGATCGGCACGCTGCCGGAAGCGAGAGCCGTCGAGATGTCGCCGCCCGAGCTGAACTGGCGCCAGTCGACGGTGTAGCCCGCTTCCTTGGCGGCGGCGTCGAAACGTCCGTCGGCGATGGCCGTGACGAACGGCCCGACGATCTGCTGATAGCCGACAACGACAGTCGTTTCGGCATAGGCGAGGCAGGAGGTGAACACGCCGGCCGCTACGGTTGCGGCGCCGGCCAAATGCTTGAAATGCTTAAAGTGTATCATCGTTACCCTCTTGTTTTGTTAGCCACCGGTTATTCCGGGAACTTGCCGGCTTTGATGCCGGTCTTGGTTCTGGACATAGGGTTAAATGGAACCTTTGAATTGCCTTATATCCAGATTGGAAGTTGAATGACTCCAGATTGAACCCGCGTGGGACCATGGCACAGGCGACAGTTTCGGAGACGATTTTCTTTCTCGACCGGGCGAGCCGCATCGGCCTGCAGGCGCAGATCCGCGAAACTGTGGTCTCGGCGGTGCTGTCTGGCCGGCTGCAGCCTGGCGCTCAGCTGCCCTCGACCCGCAAGCTCGCGGAATATCTGAACATTTCGCGCATCACGGTGACGCTTGCCTATCAGGAGCTGGCGTCGCAGGGTTATGTCGAAACCGCCAGCAGAAGCGCCTATCGTGTTGCCGGCAATCCGCCGACAACCGTGCTCGAAGCTGCAGTGTCCGGCGGCGGCGCTGACGAAATCGACTGGTCAACGAAACTGCGGTCGAGTTTCATCGTTGCCAAGCAGATGCGCAAGCCGCTCGACTGGCGCCGCTATCCTTATCCTTTCCTCTACGGCCAGATGGACCCGTCGCTGTTCGATCTCGGCGCCTGGCGCGACTGTGCCCGGCGTGCGCTGGCGCGCGAGGATTTTGAACTGATGGCCGGCGACTTTGCCGCTGCCGATGACGTGCAGCTGGTCAATTACATTTGCTCCCGGACGCTGCCCAGCCGCGGTATCCGCGCCACGCCCGATGAGATTCT
Protein-coding regions in this window:
- the tauA gene encoding taurine ABC transporter substrate-binding protein; protein product: MIHFKHFKHLAGAATVAAGVFTSCLAYAETTVVVGYQQIVGPFVTAIADGRFDAAAKEAGYTVDWRQFSSGGDISTALASGSVPIGVIGSTGTTAAATRGVNLELFWILDNIGKSEALAVRNGSGIEKPEDLKGKNVGVPFVSTSHFHLLVGLEQVWKIDPREVNILNMKPPQIIAAWQRGDIDAAYVWPPALTELLKNGKTIADSETIGAASVPTFDGLVADKKWAAENPKFMAAFTKVLAESYADYNKNKASWTADSPQVQGIVKLIGGDGAGAVEALNLLSFPNADEQASETWLGGGAVKALNESAKFLVAQKQIDKALDDYAPFVNSSYAKDASK